In Zingiber officinale cultivar Zhangliang chromosome 1A, Zo_v1.1, whole genome shotgun sequence, the DNA window TAGGGCTCACCTcaactttcgaccttctcgaTCAAGCTTCCGctcttggcttctcgtccctcggaaacgtcgcgcgcctcctcGTCTACCTGCACACTCTTtccagcacctcgtccctcagacgcatcgagcctGTCGGCTTTCTTCCGTACCGTCCTTCCCGCTAGCtccgtcttttgctcgacatcttgtgctcctaagtttttgcacacttagacataagattaaacacaacatgacctaacttaacttgtttaatcacatcaaaacaaccttgggataccAACACCAATCCTATGGTTGAGATGACTCGAATATCCCGACCGGCCTAGGAGGCTGGCAATCTCAAAACCCTGATCGACTATTAAACGATCAAACTCATTATCTTTTAAGTGGAGTACTAGGCTTTATATGTTTGATCGGCTTAAAAGCTAGTTAGCCACTATTCATCCGGCTAGCCTATTACTCAGTCGGATCTAGACGACCAATCTTAATAGATGTTCTCTTTTTGACTTAAACCACTACTTCATCATGATTTTAACTATCCCATTATCTTAACTTTAACTTTCACGTCATTTCCTAAATCTGCTCGTGATAATTCATATCGGATGTCATGGTTGATAACTTAAACTTGAATGACAACACATTCTAGTTACACCGtgaaataaatttatttgattatttatttttcttgagcATAAAGATATAATGATTGTGGATAGTATATATTATttatgattaaaattattttgattaaattgaattaatttttattaatatttggataattttaattaatattaaaagaattttaactataattatttaataatttaaaatatattaaagtaactttattttaattaatattaaaataattttaactataattatttaataatttaaaatatattaaagtaaCTTTATAACGATATGGAACAAGGATATCATGATCTTAACTGCAAAAAAACAAGCAGCTGCTCCTACGATCTTATCCCCACGCCATGCTGCCGCTTCAATTCAGTTCCTGGTTCTTATCTGCATTTTCAAAAATCACAGATTTTTCGGAACAAACTGTATGGGAAAAAAAATCAGCTAAACGACTAGAGATATTAGAAATGCAGATAAGAAAACAAATTAATGAGTACAATGCAAAGGCCAAGGTTGATCTCGATATCTATCACAATATTGCAAACACAGGTGGAGAACTAACTAGTTTCTTAATCGAAGCCCACAAGTGCAGAGATCGAAATGACTTACTCGGtcggttcttcttcctcttcttcttcctcctcgtacTCCTCTTCCGCTGTGGCATCTTGGTACTGCTGGTACTCCGCCACAAGATCATTCATGTTGCTCTCGGCCTCGGTGAATTCCATCTCATCCATACCCTCTCCGGTGTACCAGTGCAAGAAAGCCTTTCGCCTGAACATGGCAGTGAATTGCTCGCTGACCCTCCTGAACATCTCTTGGATGGAGGTCGAGTTACCGATGAAAGTGGAAGCCATTTTCAGTCCCTTAGGCGGCATGTCGCAGACGCTGGATTTGACGTTGTTTGGAATCCACTCCACAAAGTAGGAAGAGTTTTTGTTCTGAACATTGAGCGTCTGCTCGTCGACTTCCTTGGTGCTCATCTTCCCGCGGAACATGGCTGAGGCAGTTAAGTAACGGCCGTGGCGAGGATCAGCAGCGCACATCATGTTCTTGGAATCCCACATTTGTTGGGTCAATTCTGGAACTGTCAGAGCCCGGTATTGCTGCGATCCCCTGGAGGTCAGGGGTGCAAATCCTACCATGAAGAAATGTAGGCGTGGGAAAGGGATGAGGTTTACGGCAAGCTTTCTGAGGTCGGAATTGAGCTGCCCGGGGAAGCGAAGACAGCAGGTGACGCCGCTCATTGTGGCGGAGATAAGGTGATTCAGATCACCGACTGGCACAACGAGAATATACATCAGACTAGAAATGCTAAGAGCTAGAAGTGGATAACTAACATGTAATTGAAACTTTGAACATGCTTACAAGTAGGATTTGAAAGCTTCAGCGTGCGGAAGCAGATATCGTATAATGCTTCATTGTCAAGGACCATGCACTCATCAGCATTTTCGACAAGCTGATGAACTGAGAGAGTAGCATTGTACGGCTCCACGACCGTATCAGACACCTTTGGTGATGGGAAAACAGAGAAGGTTAGCATCATTCTATCTGGATACTCCTCCCTAATCTTAGAGATAAGAAGGGTGCCCATGCCAGACCCGGTTCCTCCTCCCAAAGAATGGCAAACTTGAAAGCCTGAATAACAACATGATACATTgattgcaaattgttgctctgtTGATGGCACCAAATACGCAGAATACTAGATGAGAAAGAAATAACATCACATTTAGGGGCTGACACTGTTAGCCAAAACAAAGAGCAGGCTGTGAAAAAATTACAGATATTGCATTTATTCAACAGCCGATGTCAACGAAAGCTAATCACATTCCAAACTCATAAGTCCCACTTAATTAGCAAATGTGGGGATTAGGAATCAAAGATAATTTATATTAGGAGTAGCAGCAGAAATTTGTAACGTAAACTGCTCCCTTTGATTGGCAGTTTTACTTTCCATTCTTGTTCATGCAAATTGAAGAAACTGCTAAAGGACACATATTTGATTGTCAAACTTCGAGTAGTTGCGCAACTTACTGAAACTGAAAGTGAAAGCCAGGCCAGTAAACATAACCAAAAACTCAAATGGAATTTAATCTTTGTACATATACACCAACTCAAAGATCTAACAGATCTACCCTGTTATGTAAAGAAATCAGTAATCACAAAACATAATTAACACTACTACTAAAGCATACAATCATATATTAGAAATGCAAAAGAGGCAAATATAAAATGTTGCAATGGCAATGGATGTTGCCACAAAGTTAATTGGATATTAACAAATGATACCTTCAAGTACAATCTCATATGTCAAATATAATTAAGGAGTCAGGATAGCTACGCCTTTTCTTTACAAGCGCAATTTCAGAAGAGTAAAAAGAGAAGTAAGCAAGAAGTGCCCACGTGATGGTTATAAGaagaaacaattttttaaaaaagatctcAAAGTAGAATATGCAAATAAGTACAAAACCTAACATTATGTATTCGCATTTGTTAAATCGAAGGAAAAAACTATTGTAGAATTGAGTCTCCGCTTATTTCACTAAAAACATGCATTTTTTCAATGTTTTAAGCAGCAAGATGCAACTCATAACAAGCTCAACGGAGGGGGAGAAGAAAACTTAAGTTCATAAAAC includes these proteins:
- the LOC122024038 gene encoding tubulin beta chain-like, with the translated sequence MREILHVQGGQCGNQIGAKFWEVICDEHGIDGTGKYTGGTDLQLERINVYYNEASGGRYVPRAVLMDLEPGTMDSVRSGPFGQIFRPDNFVFGQSGAGNNWAKGHYTEGAELIDSVLDVVRKEAENCDCLQGFQVCHSLGGGTGSGMGTLLISKIREEYPDRMMLTFSVFPSPKVSDTVVEPYNATLSVHQLVENADECMVLDNEALYDICFRTLKLSNPTFGDLNHLISATMSGVTCCLRFPGQLNSDLRKLAVNLIPFPRLHFFMVGFAPLTSRGSQQYRALTVPELTQQMWDSKNMMCAADPRHGRYLTASAMFRGKMSTKEVDEQTLNVQNKNSSYFVEWIPNNVKSSVCDMPPKGLKMASTFIGNSTSIQEMFRRVSEQFTAMFRRKAFLHWYTGEGMDEMEFTEAESNMNDLVAEYQQYQDATAEEEYEEEEEEEEEPTE